A section of the Ogataea parapolymorpha DL-1 chromosome II, whole genome shotgun sequence genome encodes:
- a CDS encoding D-3-phosphoglycerate dehydrogenase 1: MTSPVPISMLSNSLKQTSLATSPNAVSTSPTTSYLDQYRPRTKSITKSTKTLKPFSTGDIKILLLENVNQTAIDIFGAQGYQVEFHKTSLGEEELIEKIKDVHAIGIRSKTKLTANVLKHAKNLLVIGCFCIGTNQVDLEYAAEAGIAVFNSPFSNSRSVAELVICEIIALSRQLGDRSMELHNGVWNKVSAKCWEIRGKTLGIVGYGHIGSQLSVLAEAFGMNVIYYDVLMIMALGTAKQVSSLNELLANSDFVTLHVPETPDTKNMISSPQLATMKDGAYLLNNARGTVVDIPALIDALKVGKLAGAALDVYPQEPAKNGPLFNNELNEWTSELQSLKNVILTPHIGGSTEEAQSAIGVEVGTALTSYINEGSSIGAVNFPEVSLRGLDLDQENVVRVLYIHQNVPGVLRTVNEILSSYNIEKQFSDSRGDIAYLMADISGVNLQEIKSLYEKLENTPYKIITRLLY, from the coding sequence ATGACGTCTCCTGTTCCGATTTCGATGCTGAGCAACTCGCTCAAGCAGACCAGCCTCGCCACCTCTCCCAACGCGGTCTCCACCTCCCCAACGACCTCTTATCTAGACCAATACCGCCCGAGAACCAAGTCCATCACCAAGAGCACCAAGACTCTGAAGCCATTTTCCACAGGTGACATCAAAATCTTGCTGCTCGAAAACGTGAACCAGACAGCCATCGATATCTTTGGCGCTCAAGGCTACCAGGTCGAATTCCACAAGACCTCGCTCGGTGAGGAAGAGCTTATCGAAAAGATCAAGGACGTGCATGCCATTGGTATTCGTTCCAAGACCAAACTGACGGCCAATGTGCTGAAACACGCCAAGAACCTGCTGGTCATCGGATGTTTCTGTATCGGAACTAACCAGGTGGACCTTGAATACGCTGCTGAGGCCGGTATCGCCGTGTTCAATTCGCCATTCTCCAACTCCCGTTCCGTGGCAGAGCTCGTGATCTGTGAGATCATTGCTCTTTCGAGACAGCTCGGCGACCGCTCGATGGAGCTGCACAACGGCGTCTGGAACAAGGTCAGCGCCAAATGCTGGGAAATCCGTGGAAAAACGCTGGGAATTGTTGGCTATGGCCACATCGGCTCCCAGCTGTCTGTTCTGGCTGAGGCTTTCGGTATGAACGTCATCTACTACGACGTCTTGATGATCATGGCGCTCGGCACGGCCAAACAGGTCTCTTCTCTaaacgagctgcttgccAACTCCGACTTTGTCACCTTGCacgttccagaaactccaGACACCAAGAACATGATCTCGAGCCCCCAGCTGGCCACCATGAAGGATGGTGCGTACTTGTTGAACAACGCCAGAGGCACGGTCGTGGACATCCCTGCTCTGATTGACGCCCTGAAGGTCGGAAAGCTGGCCGGTGCCGCCTTGGACGTGTATCCGCAAGAGCCCGCCAAAAACGGTCCtctgttcaacaacgagcttAACGAGTGGACTTCGGAGTTGcagtctttgaaaaacgtCATTCTCACCCCGCACATCGGCGGCTCGACAGAAGAGGCCCAAAGCGCCATTGGTGTCGAGGTGGGCACTGCATTGACCAGCTACATCAACGAGGGCTCCTCGATCGGCGCGGTCAACTTCCCAGAAGTCTCCTTGCGCGGTCTTGATCTGGACCAGGAGAACGTCGTCAGAGTGCTGTACATCCATCAGAACGTGCCAGGTGTCCTGAGAACTGTGAACGAGATCCTGTCCTCTTACAACATCGAGAAACAGTTCTCCGACTCGAGAGGCGACATTGCGTACCTGATGGCCGATATCTCGGGCGTGAATCTGCAGGAGATCAAGTCGCTGTAtgagaaactggaaaacACCCCATACAAAATTATCACCAGACTCCTGTACTGA
- a CDS encoding U3 small nucleolar RNA-associated protein 7 codes for MAVYSKDRKLNANLKRLDQQHRDAVRSAKNTEILLQEDAGFLEAEGMEKTYKFVQDDIVKEVDQATANKRFELKLEEFGPYTLDYSRNGRDLLIGGKKGHVASFDWRLGKLDCELHLNETVHAVKYLHNNQYFAVAQKKYVFIYDKTGMELHRLKQHIDSTLLDFLPYHFLLTSAGNTGFLKYHDVSTGELVAEHRTKLGPTQCMRQNPWNAVMHLGHANGQVTLWSPSMPTPLAKVLACRGPVRALAVNRDGRHMVVAGADKTLKLWDIRNFKEIDSYYTPTQANTVDISDKGLVSVGWGPHITVWNFLKTHQNSPYMNHMIPSSQIQTTRFVPFEDILGCGHSKGISSVIVPGAGEANFDALEVNPYETAKQRQQTEVRSLLNKLQPDMITLDPNVIGSVDKRAPSKRLTAKDLAELQPSQPGQEIEKKIKPEVKGKNSTVRKAKRKLRQNVINERAKRIERALEREKLLRRQKHDFSKGIQPEKDVLEGALGRFK; via the coding sequence ATGGCTGTCTACTCCAAAGACAGAAAGCTCAACGCAAACCTCAAGAGGCTTGATCAGCAGCACAGAGATGCGGTGCGGTCGGccaaaaatacagaaatATTGCTCCAGGAAGATGCAGGTTTCTTAGAAGCCGAGGGAATGGAGAAAACCTACAAGTTTGTGCAAGACGATATAGTTAAGGAGGTCGACCAGGCAACAGCAAACAAGAGAttcgagctcaagctggaagaaTTTGGTCCTTACACGCTGGATTACTCGAGAAACGGCCGCGATCTACTTATAGGAGGCAAGAAGGGCCATGTGGCCTCGTTTGACTGGAGACTGGGCAAACTGGACTGCGAACTGCATCTCAACGAAACCGTGCATGCTGTCAAATATTTGCATAATAACCAGTACTTTGCCGTCGCGCAGAAGAAATACGTCTTCATCTACGACAAAACAGGAATGGAACTCCATAGACTCAAACAACATATCGACTCGACACTCCTCGATTTCCTCCCCTACCATTTCCTGCTTACGTCAGCAGGAAACACCGGGTTCCTCAAGTACCACGACGTTTCCACGGGAGAGCTGGTTGCTGAGCATCGCACGAAGCTGGGCCCCACTCAGTGCATGAGACAGAACCCGTGGAACGCGGTGATGCATCTAGGACACGCTAATGGCCAGGTAACTCTGTGGTCGCCCAGCATGCCCACTCCGCTGGCCAAAGTTCTTGCCTGTCGCGGGCCTGTGCGGGCCCTTGCGGTCAACAGAGACGGAAGGCACATGGTCGTTGCAGGAGCAGACAAAACGCTCAAATTATGGGACATTCGCAATTTTAAAGAGATAGATTCATATTACACTCCAACACAAGCTAATACAGTGGACATTTCCGACAAGGGTCTGGTTTCTGTGGGCTGGGGGCCCCATATCACGGTCTGGAACTTCTTGAAGACCCACCAGAATTCGCCATACATGAATCACATGATTCCTTCTTCACAGATCCAGACCACGAGGTTTGTGCCGTTCGAGGATATATTGGGCTGTGGACATAGTAAAGGGATCTCCTCGGTTATTGTGCCGGGTGCTGGAGAGGCTAACTTCGATGCACTGGAAGTCAATCCGTACGAGACAGCAAAACAAAGACAACAGACGGAGGTCAGATCTttgctcaacaaattgCAGCCTGACATGATCACGCTGGACCCTAACGTGATCGGTAGCGTTGATAAGCGCGCCCCATCCAAAAGACTCACTGCTAAAGACCTTGCGGAGCTGCAACCCTCGCAGCCTGGACAGGAGAtcgaaaagaagatcaagccCGAGGTCAAGGGCAAGAACTCCACGGTCCGTAAAGCCAAACGGAAGCTGCGTCAAAACGTCATCAACGAGAGGGCCAAGCGGATCGAACGTGCTCTTGAGAGAGAAAAACTGCTCAGGAGACAGAAACACGACTTTTCAAAGGGCATCCAACCAGAGAAGGATGTTCTCGAAGGAGCCCTTGGTAGATTTAAATAG
- a CDS encoding Dihydroorotate dehydrogenase (quinone), mitochondrial, which translates to MFSRTGLFSHFPGVLKASVSTRAACQVRLASSRSSFRQARQARLIPNTAIVLAIGLGLYSLDARSAINEYVWCPLIRLLTDAETGHKLGVFMLKYGLSPRLLADVDDPVLQVQVFGKTLSNPLGMAAGFDKEGEAIDPLLDLGFSYVEIGSVTPFPQPGNPAPRFFRLGKDDAVINRYGFNSSGHWSVLGRLRQRYEKLFVKNPSCANNSFRDNKLLGINLGKNKTGDEIQDYVAGVQRFGEYADVLVINVSSPNTPGLRDLQNEAKLTNLLTQVVAERNLLPGKITDRATKPPVLVKIAPDLTEPEIESIAKAAKQAKVDGIIMSNTTVQRPKDKMLTTDENLINQAGGLSGRPLKEISLKAFRLLRKHTKDSNLVLVGCGGISSGKDALDFARAGATFVQLYTAFAYKGPGLARKIKDEITEELKRENKTWMQVVGEDDK; encoded by the coding sequence ATGTTTTCCCGAACAGGTCTCTTTAGCCACTTCCCAGGCGTTTTGAAGGCATCTGTCTCCACACGAGCAGCATGTCAAGTCCGACTGGCAAGCTCTAGATCGTCGTTCCGCCAGGCCAGACAAGCCCGTCTTATTCCAAACACAGCCATCGTTCTGGCTATCGGCCTGGGTCTCTACTCTCTGGATGCCCGATCTGCCATCAACGAGTACGTGTGGTGTCCACTGATTCGGCTGCTTACTGAcgcagaaacaggccaCAAATTAGGCGTGTTCATGCTCAAATACGGCCTCTCTCCTAGACTGTTGGCTGACGTCGACGATCCGGTGCTGCAGGTGCAGGTCTTCGGAAAAACACTCTCCAACCCTCTGGGGATGGCCGCGGGATTTGACAAGGAGGGGGAAGCCATTGACCCGCTGCTGGACCTTGGTTTCTCGTACGTCGAGATCGGCTCGGTCACCCCATTTCCTCAGCCGGGTAACCCTGCCCCTCGGTTTTTCAGGCTGGGCAAGGACGACGCGGTGATCAACAGATACGGGTTCAATTCTTCGGGTCACTGGTCCGTGCTTGGCAGATTGCGCCAGCGCTACGAGAAGCTATTTGTGAAAAACCCAAGTTGCGCCAACAACTCGTTTAGAGACAACAAGCTGCTAGGCATCAATCTTGGCAAGAACAAGACCGGCGACGAGATTCAGGACTATGTGGCTGGCGTGCAGCGGTTTGGCGAGTATGCGGACGTGCTGGTGATCAACGTGTCGTCGCCCAATACGCCAGGTTTGCGTGATTTGCAGAACGAGGCAAAATTGACCAATTTGCTCACTCAGGTGGTTGCAGAAAGAAACCTGCTACCGGGAAAAATCACGGACAGGGCTACCAAGCCTCCCGTGTTGGTGAAAATCGCACCAGACCTGACAGAGCCAGAAATCGAGTCCATTGCCAAGGCTGCGAAGCAGGCCAAGGTTGATGGGATTATTATGTCCAACACCACGGTCCAGAGACCTAAGGACAAAATGCTCACCACCGACGAGAACCTCATCAACCAGGCTGGCGGATTATCTGGTAGACCATTAAAAGAGATCTCATTGAAGGCGTTTAGACTGCTTAGAAAGCACACAAAGGACAGTAacctcgttctcgttggaTGTGGAGGAATCAGCTCTGGAAAGGACGCTCTGGATTTTGCCAGAGCAGGGGCTACTTTTGTCCAATTATACACTGCCTTTGCCTACAAGGGCCCGGGCCTTGCCAGAAAGATCAAAGATGAGATCACCGAAGAGCTGAAGAGAGAAAACAAGACTTGGATGCAAGTAGTTGGCGAGGACGATAAATAG
- a CDS encoding 26S proteasome regulatory subunit RPN2 has translation MTAITSAAPYLSLLEEHDPDLKVYALRSLNNVVDQLWAEIANNIAEIEQLYEDEHFANRHLAALVASKVYYNLGDYDSSVKYSLLAGKEFNVDENTEYSQTIVSKCINQYISLSRAKFSDDKVAIDPQLTSIFETMVHKCVVQGEHKLALGIALESYRQDIVTSIIDTLARESSSEETVSSLIGYILTCCTTVSYNIDFRTRILNSLILTLVSFNNPDYTIITKIIVQLNDFKLVHKIFKDLMGSHEKALIAFQIAFDLVSVASQELLTKTAEIIDSDPALDKSNKNVVKLRKILSGVPTCDLDITFLSDNNNTDISILNTSKKVLDGRNSIFHSAVTFQNAFMHAGTTDDSFFRSNLEWLGKANNWSKFSATAALGVIHKGNLSQGRTVLQPYLPGSTPSPYTNGGSLFGLGFIYAGHGAEVIEYLRKIVVDNSNSADNKNTDIILHGACLGLGVAAMALGDEAIYEELKTILYTDSAISGEAAAFGMGLVMLGSGNEAAIHDMLAYAQETQHETIIRGLSIGIALLCYGKETTAEPVIEKLIEHQDSILRYGGCFTLALAYCGTADNNAIRRLLHIAVSDSSDNVRRAAVMALGFILLRDYTTVPKIVELLSESYNPHVRYGTAMALGISCAGRGLQAAIDVLEPLTKDATDFVRQGATIAKSMILIQQNEKTYPKVKEFREQLVKTVSNKHEDSLAKFGAALAEGILDAGGRNVTIQLEHAQTNTLNMKAIVGLTLFSQFWYWFPLTHFLSLSFSPTAIIGVTEDLKVPKFKINCHTKPEVFSYPPKSEAQVEKQPDKIATAVLSTTARAKARAAKKDKAKKDAKDEDKMDVDEKKEKVEEEKEKKVEPEATESTTETQPESFYVKEPYQFENMTRVVPAQLKYVTFSKNERFVPVRKFKGMGGIVVLQDLSPNEPIDRIKTVREKSNTEAPVPEPFTIDPEIDKELFEESE, from the coding sequence ATGACGGCAATCACTTCTGCAGCCCCATACCTCTCGCTTCTGGAAGAACACGATCCAGACCTCAAGGTGTACGCTTTGAGGTCGCTGAACAACGTGGTCGACCAATTGTGGGCGGAGATTGCGAACAATATCGCCGAAATCGAACAGCtgtacgaggacgagcaTTTCGCCAACAGACACCTTGCTGCTCTGGTGGCCTCGAAAGTGTACTACAATTTGGGCGACTACGACTCCTCCGTGAAGTACTCACTGCTCGCGGGCAAGGAATTCAACGTGGACGAAAATACAGAGTACTCACAGACCATTGTGTCCAAGTGCATCAACCAGTACATCTCGCTGTCGCGGGCCAAGTTCTCCGACGATAAGGTGGCCATTGACCCGCAATTGACGAGCATTTTTGAGACAATGGTGCACAAGTGCGTTGTCCAGGGAGAGCACAAGCTTGCTTTGGGAATTGCCCTCGAGAGTTACCGACAGGACATTGTCACGTCCATTATCGATACATTGGCTAGGGAAAGCAGCAGCGAAGAGACcgtttccagcttgatcGGCTACATCCTCACCTGCTGCACCACTGTCTCCTACAACATCGATTTCCGTACCAGAATTCTCAACTCTCTAATCTTGACCCTCGTCTCGTTCAACAACCCAGATTACAccatcatcaccaaaaTCATCGTGCAGCTCAACGATTTTAAGCTTGTTCACAAGATCTTCAAGGACCTCATGGGATCGCACGAGAAAGCACTTATTGCGTTCCAGATTGCCTTTGATCTCGTCAGCGTCGCCTCGCAGGAACTGCTCACAAAAACTGCAGAAATCATCGACTCAGATCCAGCTCTGGATAAGTCCAACAAAAACGTGGTCAAGCTCAGAAAGATTCTCTCAGGTGTGCCAACATGTGACCTGGACATCACGTTCCTTTCAGACAACAACAATACCGACATTTCGATCCTTAACACATCGAAAAAAGTATTGGACGGAAGAAATTCCATTTTCCACTCTGCGGTGACATTCCAGAATGCCTTCATGCACGCGGGAACTACCGACgactcttttttcagatccaaCCTAGAATGGCTTGGAAAGGCCAACAACTGGTCGAAGTTTTCGGCAACAGCAGCACTGGGTGTTATTCATAAAGGAAACTTGTCTCAGGGCAGGACTGTGTTACAACCATATTTACCAGGAAGTACGCCTTCCCCATACACCAACGGAGGATCGCTCTTTGGCTTGGGTTTTATCTATGCCGGCCACGGGGCAGAGGTGATTGAATATCTTAGAAAAATCGTGGTTGATAACAGCAACTCCGCTGACAATAAGAACACAGATATCATTTTGCATGGTGCATGTTTGGGGCTTGGTGTGGCTGCCATGGCTCTTGGGGATGAGGCTATTTACGAGGAGTTGAAAACAATCTTGTACACCGACTCTGCGATTTCCGGTGAGGCCGCCGCTTTTGGAATGGGTCTTGTGATGTTGGGATCCGGAAACGAGGCAGCTATTCACGACATGTTGGCATACGCCCAGGAAACTCAACACGAAACCATCATTAGAGGTCTTTCCATCGGGATCGCTCTTCTTTGCTACGGAAAGGAGACAACAGCCGAACCAGTGATTGAGAAACTGATAGAGCATCAGGACTCCATTCTTCGATACGGTGGATGTTTCACATTGGCTTTGGCCTATTGTGGAACTGCAGACAACAATGCAATCAGAAGACTTTTGCACATTGCCGTTTCTGACTCGTCGGACAACGTGAGAAGAGCTGCTGTGATGGCGCTTGGGTTCATTTTGCTGCGTGATTACACTACTGTCCCCAAGATTGTCGAGCTGCTTTCTGAATCCTACAACCCTCACGTGAGATACGGCACTGCCATGGCTTTGGGAATTTCATGCGCTGGTCGCGGTCTGCAGGCAGCCATCGATGTGCTTGAACCTTTAACCAAAGATGCTACCGATTTTGTTAGACAAGGTGCCACCATTGCGAAATCCATGATCTTAATACAACAGAATGAAAAGACTTATCCTAAAGTGAAGGAATTTAGAGAACAGCTAGTCAAGACGGTGTCCAACAAGCACGAGGATTCTCTCGCCAAATTCGGTGCTGCACTGGCCGAAGGTATTTTAGATGCTGGCGGAAGAAATGTCACTATCCAACTTGAACATGCTCAGACTAATACACTGAACATGAAAGCAATTGTGGGATTGACTCTGTTCTCACAGTTCTGGTACTGGTTCCCACTTACccattttctttctttgtCATTCAGTCCAACTGCCATTATCGGTGTCACGGAGGACCTGAAGGTGCCGAAATTCAAGATCAACTGCCACACCAAGCCAGAGGTCTTCAGCTATCCACCTAAGTCAGAGGCCCAGGTGGAGAAACAGCCAGACAAGATTGCCACGGCTGTTCTTTCGACTACTGCCCGTGCCAAAGCCAGAGCTGCAAAGAAGGACAAGGCTAAGAAAGACGCCAAGGATGAAGATAAGATGGACGTCGAtgaaaagaaggaaaaagtggaggaggaaaaagagaagaaggtCGAGCCTGAGGCCACTGAGAGTACCACAGAGACGCAGCCAGAATCCTTCTACGTGAAAGAGCCATACCAGTTTGAGAACATGACCAGAGTTGTGCCTGCTCAGCTGAAGTACGTCACATTTTCGAAGAACGAGAGGTTTGTCCCGGTGAGGAAGTTCAAAGGAATGGGAGGAATCGTTGTTTTGCAGGACCTGTCTCCAAACGAGCCAATTGATAGAATCAAGACTGTGAGAGAAAAGAGCAATACTGAGGCTCCTGTGCCCGAACCGTTCACCATCGACCCTGAAATCGACAAGGAGTTATTTGAAGAGAGCGAGTAA
- a CDS encoding Nuclear polyadenylated RNA-binding protein, with protein MSTAAQLQLPEETFQQLKQQLSAKLAEMNVTEDSEYVAEFILVLISNDKSPMSIMEELSALFGDIITLEFIQSVFGEIQRLRNGGVAPEEQPQQPIQETTERQQVRFDEAPQSESMEGVSRTSAPTGPRSFVERKNGNGISKSANTNGKKNFALKNQKNFMQAMNMAMMNNGQMANFATRKANGRCKDFPHCPNKNCLFMHPTKPCFAYPNCPNPPGTCSYLHPGEDDELMAELEKTRQERLAKLQNGNQNRFMNQVSQQIGMQLQNTGITLCKFGAVCQKELCPFGHPTPANKDAKVIVLQWCTDNKNCADPECQKAHSSPNYKPSEAQSAPAAGPEKTLEQCKFGAYCKNFRCPKRHATSPVICRDGANCTRIDCYFTHPIDEDCKFGVNCKNAKCPYKHPEGRELNSAKKNNVWVNEHVHPSERPFAVPEDQVMEHAQT; from the coding sequence ATGTCGACAGCCGCACAATTACAACTGCCTGAAGAGACGtttcagcagctgaaacagcagctgagTGCCAAGCTTGCTGAGATGAACGTGACAGAAGACTCTGAGTACGTTGCAGAGTTCATTTTAGTGCTGATATCAAACGACAAGAGTCCCATGAGCATCATGGAAGAGTTGAGTGCCTTATTTGGCGATATCATCACATTGGAGTTCATTCAGAGCGTTTTTGGTGAGATCCAGCGATTAAGAAATGGCGGAGTCGCCCCTGAAGAACAGCCACAGCAACCTATACAAGAAACAACCGAGAGACAACAAGTGCGCTTTGACGAGGCTCCTCAGTCAGAAAGCATGGAGGGCGTCAGCCGGACAAGTGCTCCAACAGGACCCCGTTCATTTGTGGAAAGAAAGAATGGAAACGGAATCTCAAAGTCCGCCAATACAAACGGAAAGAAGAACTTTGCGTTGAAAAATCAGAAGAATTTCATGCAGGCAATGAACATGGCGATGATGAACAACGGACAGATGGCCAACTTTGCCACGCGCAAGGCGAATGGCAGATGTAAGGATTTCCCTCATTGCCCGAACAAAAACTGCCTATTCATGCATCCTACAAAGCCATGTTTTGCTTATCCAAACTGCCCAAATCCTCCAGGCACATGCAGCTATTTACATCCTGGTGAGGATGATGAACTGATGGctgagctggagaagaCGAGACAAGAGAGATTGGCGAAGTTGCAGAACGGCAACCAGAACAGGTTTATGAACCAGGTCTCTCAGCAGATTGGCATGCAACTGCAAAATACGGGAATCACGCTGTGCAAATTTGGTGCTGTGTGCCAAAAGGAGCTGTGTCCGTTTGGACACCCTACACCAGCCAATAAGGATGCCAAGGTGATTGTCTTGCAATGGTGTACGGACAATAAGAACTGCGCAGACCCGGAGTGCCAGAAGGCCCACTCTTCGCCAAACTACAAGCCTTCCGAGGCGCAAAGTGCccctgctgctggtccagAAAAGACGTTGGAACAATGCAAATTCGGAGCCTACTGCAAGAACTTCCGTTGTCCAAAGCGTCATGCTACGAGTCCTGTTATCTGTCGTGACGGCGCCAACTGCACGCGGATCGACTGCTACTTCACCCATCCTATCGACGAGGACTGCAAGTTTGGAGTGAACTGCAAGAACGCAAAGTGTCCGTACAAACATCCCGAGGGACGCGAGCTGAACTCGGCCAAGAAGAATAATGTCTGGGTGAACGAGCACGTGCATCCGAGCGAGCGTCCATTTGCTGTTCCTGAAGACCAGGTGATGGAGCATGCGCAGACCTAA
- a CDS encoding Regulatory protein PHO2 yields MNDQDYSSPSQFEMGPYEHFPEPGGFHLEDSDTLRLPPQTADTSTETDTTKNADDNGGQTRRSRASGEILALLVAEFNKNSNPNTNVRKEIALRTGMTERSVRIWFQNRRAKARKLEKLHQSNGSVRGPQHPLHTSEVYESQSREPSLKDLANHAKVDTEINEKYSLIDCISVSVGPWQRIKSGHLDPDAFKDVPNLSPRVVYKLMATTDLLIMLSKKDHELNYFFSGVFQNEKVLFRIFFPLATVVTCSLLNYRTQKPEQDDVSREASAQLQLQLAAPPKFAVHFLKDLNTGKENHNQWSVCEDFSEGQQVVTAFVGEGGTEIPHILTGTLECLQYLNTFVGTATKLGRPSSFPGPTTEHPILISPSPFNDEPSFAPLQQDDLRLLRIDEPPQLEMFDGHYDDSGTPRNDLLITKPKPEDDKEDFIYLDQGNEWTDNI; encoded by the coding sequence ATGAACGACCAAGACTACTCGAGTCCGTCGCAGTTCGAAATGGGTCCCTACGAGCACTTCCCGGAGCCGGGAGGCTTCCATCTGGAGGACTCGGACACCCTCCGGTTGCCGCCCCAGACGGCCGATACCTCGACAGAAACAGACACAACGAAGAACGCAGACGACAATGGCGGCCAGACCCGGCGCTCGCGCGCCTCGGGCGAGATCctggcgctgctggtggcCGAATTCAACAAAAACTCAAACCCCAATACCAACGTGCGGAAAGAAATCGCCCTTCGGACAGGAATGACTGAGAGGTCTGTCAGGATCTGGTTCCAGAATCGCCGCGCAAAGGCCCGCAAATTGGAGAAACTACATCAGAGCAACGGGTCCGTCCGCGGGCCCCAACACCCCCTCCACACGTCCGAGGTGTACGAGTCGCAGAGCCGCGAGCCGTCGCTCAAGGACCTCGCCAACCACGCCAAAGTCGACACCGAGATTAACGAGAAGTACAGTCTCATCGACTGCATCTCTGTGTCTGTCGGTCCATGGCAGCGCATTAAGTCAGGCCATCTGGACCCGGACGCTTTCAAAGACGTGCCAAATCTGAGTCCTCGCGTCGTGTATAAGCTCATGGCCACCACAGACCTGCTCATCATGCTCTCGAAAAAGGACCACGAGCTCAACTACTTTTTCTCGGGCGTGTTCCAGAACGAGAAAGTGCTCTTTAGAATCTTCTTCCCGCTTGCCACGGTGGTCACGTGCTCGCTGCTCAACTACAGAACGCAGAAACCGGAGCAGGACGACGTCTCGCGAGAAGCCTCTGCACAGCTGCAACTGCAGCTCGCGGCCCCGCCGAAGTTCGCGGTGCATTTCCTCAAGGATCTCAACACAGGCAAGGAAAACCACAACCAATGGTCGGTTTGCGAGGACTTCTCGGAGGGCCAGCAGGTGGTGACGGCGTTTGTCGGCGAGGGGGGCACCGAAATCCCGCACATACTCACCGGAACGCTGGAGTGCTTGCAGTACCTCAACACATTTGTCGGCACGGCCACCAAGCTGGGTCGGCCCTCATCGTTCCCGGGACCCACCACAGAGCATCCGATTCTGATCTCGCCGTCTCCATTCAACGACGAGCCGTCTTTTGCGCCTCTACAGCAGGACGACCTGCGGCTACTCCGAATAGACGAGCCACCGCAGCTGGAGATGTTCGATGGTCACTATGACGACTCGGGGACGCCGCGGAACGACCTGCTGATAACCAAGCCGAAACCCGAGGACGATAAGGAAGACTTCATCTACCTAGACCAGGGGAACGAATGGACAGACAATATATAG
- a CDS encoding 40S ribosomal protein S2, with translation MSGAPRQGGPRRGPRRGRRGQDDEKSWVPVTKLGRLVKAKKITSVEEIYLHSLPVKEYQIIDELVPGLQDKVMKVLSVQKQTRAGQRTRMKVVVVVGDSNGHVGLGIKVAKELATAIRGAIIIAKLALIPVRRGYWGSNLGAPHSIANKCSGKCGSVNVRLIPAPRGSGIVASPAVKTMLQFAGIEDIYTTSSGSTRTTENTLKACFAAIGSTYGFLTPSLWKEFALTDSPLDVYADEALATKKRY, from the coding sequence ATGTCCGGTGCACCAAGACAAGGCGGTCCAAGAAGAGGCCCAAGAAGAGGCAGAAGAGGTCAAGACGATGAGAAGAGCTGGGTCCCAGTCACCAAGCTCGGAAGACTCGtgaaggccaagaaaatcaccTCTGTGGAGGAGATCTACCTCCACTCCCTGCCAGTTAAGGAGTACCAAATCATTGATGAGCTTGTTCCAGGTCTCCAGGACAAGGTCATGAAGGTTCTGTCTGTTCAAAAGCAGACCAGAGCTGGTCAAAGAACCAGAATGAAggtcgtcgttgtcgttgGTGACTCCAACGGCCACGTTGGTCTTGGTATCAAGGTCGCCAAGGAGTTGGCCACTGCCATCAGAGGTGCCATCATCATTGCCAAGCTGGCTCTGATTCCAGTCAGAAGAGGTTACTGGGGCTCCAACCTTGGTGCTCCTCACTCTATTGCCAACAAGTGTTCTGGTAAGTGTGGTTCCGTCAACGTCAGATTGATCCCTGCCCCAAGAGGTTCCGGTATCGTTGCTTCTCCAGCCGTCAAGACCATGTTGCAATTTGCCGGTATTGAGGACATCTACACCACCTCCTCTGGTTCTACCAGAACTACTGAGAACACTTTGAAGGCTTGTTTCGCTGCCATTGGTTCTACCTACGGTTTCTTGACTCCAAGCTTGTGGAAGGAGTTCGCTCTTACCGACTCTCCATTGGACGTCTACGCCGACGAGGCTCTGGCTACCAAGAAGAGATACTAA